A window of Methylocaldum szegediense genomic DNA:
TTCGGATTGGAATGACGATGCCTACTCCTTGATCAGAAACGCCCATCTCGTGATTAGCAAGGGCGGACATATTTTTCATTGCCGCCGAAACCATCCGATCGAGTGGTTCAACCTGTACCGCCACCTTTTTCCGCTGGTTTTGGCCTGGCGATACAGGGTTCCCTATGTGCTGCTCGGACAGTCGTTCGGACCATTTCAAGGGAAACTCGCGAAGCGGGCGATGAACTGGACGATATCCCATGCGAAAGCCGTTATTGTTCGTGAACCAATTTCCCGGGACGTTCTCGCCAGTCTTGGCGCCGACTCGTCCAGACTGAGGATAGCGCCGGACATCGCCTTCTATATGGGAGCGAATCTCACCCAGCGGCTTCGGATTCTCCTGGAACGACACCGCTTGGCGTCGAATCGATTTTGGGTTGTTACAGTTCGTAAATGGCCCACTCGAACAGGCCTAGAGGAGCAGACCGCCCGCTTTATCCGGGAAATGGAGGTTCTGGTCCGGCGAATCCTTGAGAGAGGTCACACTGAGCGTATCGCCTTGGTTGCTCATACGCTGGGGCCCATTCCCATTGAATGTGATATTGAGCCCACCCGGCAATTAGCGGAGAGATTGAAAGACTTGCCAGTCGTATTCATCGATGAGGACTTCTCGCCCGAAGAACTCGCGGCCTTGTATGGGGAGGCGGAGCTTCTGATCGGCACTCGCTTCCATTCTGTGGTTCTGGCTTTGGTGGCAGGTACGCCAGCGCTTGCGGTGTCGTATTTCGGGCCCAAGGCAACCGGAATTATGAACATGCTCGGTATGAGTGACCTCTGCATGGAAATGGCGGATTTTTCCTGGCAGAACGCTCTGGCGGTCCTTGAGGAAACCGATTGGGTATCGAGGCGAGAATGTATCCGGGAAAAAGTTGCTGCCTTCCGCGAGGAGTTGGATCGTGTCGTCGCCGATGTCCTCGCCGTCTAAAACCGGCCGCCGACTTTGTCTGTTCCTGCCGTCTTTAGCCGGTGGCGGTGCCGAGCGAGTGATGGTTAATTTGGCCAACGGTTTCGTCAAACGAGGTTTGGGGGTCGATCTGGTTTTGGCGAAAGCGGAAGGACCGTACCGCGACCTGGTTCGGCCGGAGGTCCGCCTGGTGGATCTGGGCGCGAGGCGTGTTATCGCGTGTCTGCCGAAATTGATTCGGTATTTAAAACGCGAGCGCCCCTACTCGCTGTTGTCAGCTTTGGATCATGCCAATGTATTGGCGTTGTGGGCAAAG
This region includes:
- a CDS encoding polysaccharide pyruvyl transferase family protein; this encodes MRITLIHGWHDDNKGDCAIVMAILELVQRHWPSATLSLVSSLPTGSEPASTAYRHILQRFPNVKIAFSPVVPYRRVKWGGKAMGMFLWIIRQPFSLLRLILGYSDWNDDAYSLIRNAHLVISKGGHIFHCRRNHPIEWFNLYRHLFPLVLAWRYRVPYVLLGQSFGPFQGKLAKRAMNWTISHAKAVIVREPISRDVLASLGADSSRLRIAPDIAFYMGANLTQRLRILLERHRLASNRFWVVTVRKWPTRTGLEEQTARFIREMEVLVRRILERGHTERIALVAHTLGPIPIECDIEPTRQLAERLKDLPVVFIDEDFSPEELAALYGEAELLIGTRFHSVVLALVAGTPALAVSYFGPKATGIMNMLGMSDLCMEMADFSWQNALAVLEETDWVSRRECIREKVAAFREELDRVVADVLAV